One Helianthus annuus cultivar XRQ/B chromosome 12, HanXRQr2.0-SUNRISE, whole genome shotgun sequence genomic region harbors:
- the LOC110895388 gene encoding uncharacterized protein LOC110895388 — protein MAINLYSETSGTGNTITTMSPRISFSHDFSQSDTVPVEQLLRSLSSSDFNFCINQHPDASMADELFSDGKIIPTQIKQQQQQLQLQPPPPPPPMPPQSPPHLTKSFWGFKRSSSCGNGYARSLCPIPLLSRSNSTGSSTSTKRSSSSKKPPLRKMSYSYGNNSSSANGVRINPVLNLGFGSLFSSDEKTANVCGAK, from the exons ATGGCAATCAACCTCTACTCTGAAACTTCCGGCACCGGCAACACCATAACAACAATGAGCCCAAGAATTTCATTCTCTCACGACTTCTCCCAATCCGATACCGTCCCCGTCGAGCAACTTCTCCGATCACTCTCCTCCTCGGACTTCAACTTCTGCATCAACCAACACCCCGACGCTTCCATGGCCGACGAGCTTTTCTCCGATGGCAAAATCATCCCCACACAaatcaaacaacaacaacaacaactgcaactgcaaccaccaccaccaccaccaccaatgcCACCACAATCACCCCCTCACCTAACGAAGTCGTTTTGGGGGTTCAAACGAAGCAGCAGCTGTGGCAACGGTTACGCACGGAGTTTGTGTCCAATTCCTTTGTTATCTCGGAGTAATTCAACCGGATCATCCACTAGCACGAAGCGATCATCGTCTTCGAAGAAACCTCCATTGAGGAAGATGAGTTATAGTTATGGCAACAATAGTAGTAGTGCTAATGGAGTGCGGATCAATCCGGTTTTGAATTTAGGGTTTGGATCGTTGTTTTCGAGTG ATGAGAAGACAGCAAATGTGTGTGGGGCAAAATAA